In the genome of Bradyrhizobium ottawaense, the window GTCGCTCGGTCATGATGAGACCCGGCGCAACCGCATTGCAGCGGATCTGCGCATGACCGTACTGGGTGGCAAGTGAGGACGACAGCATGTTCATCGCCGCCTTCGACGCGGCGTAGGATGTCAGTGCGGTATCACCACTGAGCCCCTGGCACGACGACATGTTGACGATCGCGCCACCGCCGCGGGCGATCATCCGGGGGATGGCCTGCCGGCAGCAGAGCAACGTGCCACGCAGATTGGTCGCCATGGTCTGATCCCAGACCGCTAGCTCCAGCTCGAGGATCGCGCGGTCGCGCGGGGTCAGATGCATCGCGCTCGCGTTGTTCACCAGCAGGTCGACCCCGCCGAAGTGCCGCTCCGCCGTCTCGAACAGCGCTGCCACCGCCTGCGCATCGGCGATGTCGATCGCCAGGGCGAGCGCGTGGCCCGCTTCGGCCGCGATCTGCGCGGTGCAGGCGATAGCCGCCGAGCCATCAATGTCGGCCACCACCACTCTGCCGCCCTCGCGCGCGATGGCGAGGGCGCATGCCTTGCCGATGCCGGCGCCGGCGCCGGTCACCACGGCCACTTTGCCTTCAAACCGTCCCATCGTGTCATCCTAGATTGTGCTGGTCTTTCGCGGCATGCCGCTCGGCCTCCGCTGGAGAAGGCGCAGGGTCGGCGCTGGCGGGCTCGCCATCGCCAGCGTCGCTTTCGATGACCCGAATGGCGGCGACCGGGCACTGGCTGGCCGCGAGCCGCACGGCGGCGTGCAGCGCATGCGGGACCGTCGCCACGCACACTTCGGCCACGCCGTCCGGTTCGCGCTGGCGAAAGGTGCCCGGCAGCGTCAGCACGCACTGCCCGCTGGTTCCGCACAGATCCTGGTCGACCATGACGCGCATCTCAGCTCCCCTGCGCATGCAGCCGCACCGGCAGCGCGCGGAACGTCCGAAGGAACGCCGAGGGCTCCCGGGTCGGCTGCCCGGCAAATGCCAGCGTGGGGAAGCGGGCCTGGATCCGCGGCAGGCTCTCGGCCAACTGCACCCGGGCCAGTTGCGCACCGAGGCAGAAGTGAATGCCGTGGCCGAAGCTCAGCATGATCTTCCCGTCGGTCGACATGCCTGGACTGGTGCCGTAGAACCGCGCGGGATCGAAGCGATCGGGATCGGCGAAGGCGTCCGGGTCGCGATTGCCGGACGCGATCAGCACGCGCACGTCCGCGTTCTTCGGAATCACCACGCCGCCCAGTTCGATGTCGCGCTGGGCGATACGCGGGATGGAGCTGAACATAACGGGCGCGTCGCAGCGCAGGACTTCTTCGACGAATGCCTTCACCCCCACGGCGTCTCCCTGCAGCCAGTGCCGCTGTTCGGGATACGCCAGCATCGCCAGGACCGCATGGTCGATGCTCGCAGCAGTGGTGACGAAACCGCCCAGCAGCATGCCCCACAGCATGCTGATCAACTCCGCATCCGACAGTGTGTCGGCATCGTCGTCATGTGCGCCGACCAGCATCGACACGATGTCGCGGCGGGGATCGGTGCGCTTGCGCTGTATGAGGTCGCCGAAGTAGGCCCGCACCCTGGCGCTGGCCACGTCCGCCGCGGCGAGCTGGGGATCGCTGGCGTGTGGGCCCAGGCCTTCCAGAATGGCGCCGATGCCGGCAGCGAGCTCGAACATGTCGTCTTGGGGCATGCCGAACAGTTCGGCGAAAACCAGCATGGGCAAGGCCAGCGCGAATTCCCGATGCAGGTCCACCGGCTCCCCGCGCTCCAGCGCGGGCGTTATGCCGTCCAGGCGCGCTGCGACGATGCGCGCGATGCTCGGCCGCAGGTTGTCGATCTGGCCCATGGTGAAATCGCGCGAGATCAGCCGGCGCAGACGCGTATGCGTCGGTGGGTCCTTCATCGCTAGCGTGGACGCCAACAGATTGAGCGACGGGCTGGTCGCCGCACGCGAGAAATAGCGCGCCAGTTCGCCGGGCGCCGGACCCCGAAACGCATCGCCCGTGGCCTTGAGCGCCCAGTAGATGTCGGCGTGGCGGCTCAACAAAAAGAGGCCCGACGCCGCGCGATGCACCGGATCGTGCTCGCGCAACCATCGCATGAACGGATACGGGTCGTGGATGCACGCTGGCGACGCCAGTTCGGCGAAGGCGTCCCGGCATGCTGCCGTGGTTTCTTGCACGTCCATCCTGGTTACCTGTTGGCGGGCTGATCTGACCGGCGCGCGGCAGATTCCGGAGAAGATCGAGATCGCCCGTGGCGTCCGCGACATCACCAGAGCACCGGGAACTGCTCGAACCCGCCCGTGATGATCTCCTTGCGCAACTTCAGTTGTTCCGGCGCCACGGCCAGGCGCAGCGCGGGAAGGCGCTGGAAGATCGAACCGAACACCACCTTGAGCTCCAGCCTGGCCAGCGCCACGCCGATGCACGCGTGCGGCCCGTAGGAAAAAGCCAGGTGCGGCTTTTCCTGGCGTTCGATATCGAAGATTTCCGGGTCGTCGAAATGGTGCGGATCGAACGACGTTGCCGGCAGGCCGACCAGCACCTTGCTCTCCGCGGGAATATGCTCGCCCGCGATGGTCACGTCGGTCCTCGGATAGCGCATGATGCCATCCCAGCCCGCGCCCGGCGGGTACATGCGCAGGATTTCCTCTACCGCCTTGTCGACCAGGGACGGATCGCCGACCAGGCGTTCGCGCTGTTGCGGATGGCGGAACATGGCTAGCAGGCCGAATTCGATCTGTGCGACGGTGCTCTCGTGCCCCGCCACCAGCATGCCCGCCGCCAGGCCAACCGCCTCTTCCTCGCTCGCCTTGCCCTGGTCGACCGCAGCGAGCAGATCCGTCAGCAGGTTGTCGTCCGGATCCTGGCGCTTGTCGCGCATCTTGCCGCGAATGTAGGCGCGCAGTTCTTCCCAGGCCAGGCGGGACGCGCTGCGCGGGCCGCTTTCATGCTGGTGCGTCATCACCTCATCGGACAGCCCGGCGAAAAAGGCGTGATCCTCGTAGAGCACGCCCATCAGCGCGCTGATGACCATGGCCGGAAGCGGAAAGGAGAGGTGGCGCCGCAGGTCGGCGGGCTGGGGCTGGGCCGCCAGCGTCTCGAACAAGTGCGCGGCGATCGCTTCGACCTGCGGCACGAGCAGCTTCACCCTGCGGTTACTGAAGGCCGGCGCCACGATCGCGCGTAGCCGGGCATGCTCGCGCCCCTCGTGCGAGACCAGCCACCCCGGCGAACCGAGAATCACCGAATCCGGGGTGAATGCCGCCGGCGGCATTCCCGCGGGCCGGAACGCCGCGTCGGACAGCACCGCCTTGGCCTCGTCATAGCCTGTCACCCACCAGCCTTCGTGCCCGGAGGGGAAGCGCACGCGGTGGATCGGACCGCTGGCGCGTAGCGCCAACATCTCGGGCGAGGGCTCGATGTGATCGACGCGCCACATCGGCAGCGTCGGCAAGGGTTGTTGTTCGGACATGGTGGCACTTCACTCTCTAAGCGATGGAAGGGCGGAAGGTGACCGGCAGGCGCTGCGGGCAGCGAATGATGTAAGACGGCATGTAGACGACGTCCTCCGCGGCGATGGTCAGCGCCAGATGCTCCAGCCGCACGAACAGCGCGGGGAAGGCGCAGCCCAATTCTAGACGCGCCAGCGCTGCGCCCAGGCAGAAATGCGGCCCCTGGCCGAACGACAGGTGCGGGTTGCGCCGCCGGGTGACATCGAACCTGTCGGCATCGCCATAGATCGACTGACCGTACGGATTGGTGAAGGAGGTTCGACCGTGCCCCCGATGTGTCCGCCAATATAGCCTCCGGACCAGTCCCACACCGTGAACAGAGCAAATCGCGTGCCGAAGTGAATTCGCAGGCTCAGCAGGCACTACATAGCTGCGCGTAGTGTCAGGTTTCTGGCATTCAGTCTCAATGCCGACAACGGGCGCAGCAAGTGCCCGACAAAGGCCTGCTCTCGCGCTGAATGTGCGGGGCAGCCCTTGCGCGAAATTTCAAGCATCTGGATTGGCTGCAGCAGGTGTGGTTCGCCGGAAACCACTCCGATGCCGCCGGGGTCATCGAACGCGATCGCGTCAGCCTGTCCGGAGGGCAAGACCTCGCCGCCTTCGTGGCTCTGGTTACCTAGATGCGGAAGCTCGGGGACGGGGCGCGGTCGCAGCGTCACGATGCCGGGAGTGGACTGAGCGCGAGCTAGATAAGGCGATTCAAGCTATCCTTGAGGGGGTGCCGGCAGCGAAGTTGAAGGACAAGATCGGCACTCTGGAAGCACGCAAGCATGAGCGTCTGCTCAAGGCCGTGCAGCAGCGCCTTGATGCAAACACAGAGGCGATGCGCCAGCATCGCGAGACAGTCGAGCATCCGTTCGGCACGATAAGGCTCGCATGGGAGCGACGCAATTCTTGAACCAAACGCTTCCAAAAGTAGCTACGGAGATGCCTCTCGGTTCTGGCCTTTAGCGTAGGGCGCATTAGGGTCTGTACCTAAATAGCGCCACGTGATTCTCTTGCCTACGTGTTGATTCGGGGGCGAGAGAATGCGCGCTGGTTTGTTTTGGCTGAACGACAGGCAATGGGCGCGTATCGAACCGCATCTGCCGAGGGGACTGACGGGGCCGGATCGGGACGACGACCGACGCATCGTCAGCGGCATCATTCACATGCTGCAATCGGGTGCACGATGGCGTGATTGTCCACGTGAATACGGCCCTTACACGACGATCTACAATCGCTTCAATCGCTGGGCCAAGCGAGGACGATGGTGCGCAATCTTCGAAGCGCTGGCCAAGCCTGGCGAAGACGGCGTCGTACTGTCGCTCGACTCGACCTCGATTAAAGCTCACCGGTGTGCCTCCGGCGGAAAAGGGGGGAGCACAATCAAGCAATCGGCCGCTCGCGCGGAGGCCGCACGACAAAAATCCATGCGCTGAGCGATCCGCTCTGCCGGCCGGTCGTCCTGCATCTGACTCCAGGCCAGGATGCCGATGTCGCTGCGGCTCCCGATGTCCTGGCGCTCGCGCCACCCATGAGCGTGCTCCTCGCCGACAAAGGGTATGATGGCGACAAGCTTCGCGGCGAAATCATTCGTCGTGGCGCCAAGCCCGTAATCCCCAATAAATCTAACCGTGTCGTCATCCATCGCTTCAACAAACGCGCCTACAAAGGACGAAATGTCATCGAACGCTGCTTTTGCAGGCTCAAGGACTTCCGGCGCATCGCCACGCGATATGACAAGCTCGCCCGTAATTTTTTGGCCGCTGTTCATCTCGCCGCTCTCGTCGCATATTGGCTCAATTGAGTCTGGACCCTAGATTAGCGACCAGCGCCGGGGTGCATTCTGTGGCGCCGCCCGCAGCGGCGCAATCGCTGGAGTCGCGCCCCTCAGGTCCTGCAGGGAGAGCTGGCCCCGGTTGTTTGGACAGCGCCGCGCTGGATTTAAGTGGATTCCTGCCGGGTTATGCTGAACGCGGGGCTTTACGATTTTGTCGTTGCGTCGGGAGGGCGTAGCCCGACCAGAGCGACGACAAAATCGTCGGCGACGGTCATGCGGCCATCACCATAGCTTGCGTGCCGAAGTAAGCCTCGTCGGGCGTGCGCCCGTCAAGGCTCGAGTGAGGGCGTCCCTGATTGTAGAAGGCCAGATACTTGGCAATTGACGCTCGCGCCTCGGACACGCTGTCGTAGGCGCGGAGATAAACTTCTTCGTATTTGACCGTGCGCCAGAGCCGCTCGACAAACACGTTGTCGCGCCAGGCGCCCTTGCCGTCCATGCTGATGGCGATCTTCGCGTCCAGCAGCACATCGGTGAACTCGAGGCTGGTGAACTGGCTGCCCTGATCCGTGTTGAAAATCTCGGGCCTGCCGTGCTTCGCCAACGCCTCCTGGACCGCTTGGACGCAGAAGGCCGCCTCCATTGTGATCGAGACGCGATGGGCCAGGACCCGTCGGCTGAACACATCGACGACCGCCGCGAGATAGACGAAGCCACGCCGCATCGGAATGTAGGTGATGTCCATTGCCCACGCATGGTCGGGCCGCTCGATCTTCAATCCGCGCAACAGGTACGGGTAGATCTTGTGACCCGGAGCCGGCTTGCTCGTGTTCGGGCGACGATAGACCGCCTCGATCCCCATGCGCTTCATCAGCGTCGCGATGTGGCGGCGACCGGCGTATACCCCCTCCCGCCGCAGCAACGATCGCAGCATCCGCGCTCCCGCGAAGGGATAATCGAGATGCAGCTCATCGAGCCGACGCATCAAGGCAAGGTCCTCGGCCGAAACTGGCCGAGGTTCATAGTAGACCGTGCTGCGAGCCAGCTTCAGGACCTTCGCCTGGCGCACGATAGAAAGATCATGACCGCGGTCGATCATCGCTTTGCGCTCAGCAGGCCCGCCTTGGTGAGCGCGCCGGACAAAAAATCGTTTTCCAACGCCAGCTCGCCGATCTTGGCATGTAACGCCTTCAAATCGACCGGCGTCTCGGCCGATGTCTTGTCATGCCCAAACACGCCGGCGGCGCCTTCCAGGAGCTGGTTTTTCCAGATCGTGATCTGGTTCGGATGAACATCAAACAGTTGCGCCAGCTCCGCCAGTGTCTTGTCTCCTTTGACCGCAGCCAAAGCAACCTTCGCCTTGAATGCCGGAGAATGCGTCCGGCGGCTCTTCTTCGTCATCTTCGCTCCTGATTCGCAGCAAGAATCCTCGCCGCTGTCAGGCAGAAAACCCACTCAAGCTACTGTCCGAATTTGCGGGGCCAGCTCTAACCATCGTGTCGCCTGTTCCCATCCTAAGGGCGAAAGCGAAGAGGAAGGCATCGGGAGTTACGAGTGGGGCTTCGGTTTGAGCGAGTGGGTAAAGTCCGGCCTTTCGTCCCAAGTGCGTGCGCAGATTGAGGGGTATCTCTGTTGGCCGCTGCGGAGCTTTAGCGTAGGGTTCCCTAAAAGGGAGGCTGAATAGATGCTTACGTCGCCGACGGTTGGATTCGTTAGGACTTGGCAGGAGGAGTCTAAGCGCTGGACATACACCCTCACAACTTTACTGGGGGATTGGTTGAATCAGGCAGAGAGGCAATTCGGCACGCGTGATCGGAGCTGGACGATCCTTGGAATTGAGGTGGGAGGCCCTCGCCCTGGTGTTTGGTTTCCGCAGTACTCGCAGGAAAGCAGATGCGTGGTGATTCATCTGAGCGACACTTGTCAGTCGAATGAAGAGCAAGCGCGTTTCGAACTGTCTCAGGAAATAGTGCACCTCCTTACCCCGAACGGGGGTGGCGCCGCCCTTAACATTGAGGAGGGAATTGCCACCCTGTTTGCAAACCTGGTTGGGCCAAGGCACGTGAACGCCCCTTCTTATGTGAAGGTGTTGGGCTATGTGGAGGAACTTCTGAAGATTGACCCGGAGGCGATCATTAAGCTGCGAGCGAATAGCGATAGGTTTCAGGATTTCACTCCGGAGTTTATCCAGAAGCGGGTTACAGGCGTGTCTGATCAGCTAGCCTCCGACCTTTGCACGCCCTATCGGGACTAGCACTACTTTGGCAGAATGTGTTTTGGCCGCTGTTTTTCAAGAATTTGCTTTCGGCAATATGGGCATTGCTGAGACGGCGGCCGAAGGATGAGATCGACGATGGCGTGACGTACGGCGGGCATGGTTGGCTGGGGCGGAGGCCCGTTGATTCTTTTTTTTCCGCCCCGCGTGTGCGAGGCGACGATGTTGCAGGAAGGCGTAGGCGATCATTGTCATCAGGGCGTGGCGATGAAGACCCCGCCATGATCGCCCTTCGAAGTGATCAAGTCCGAGCTCCTCCTTCAACTGCTGATGCGCTTGCTCACAAATCCACCGTGCCTTGATGGTGGTTGCCAGCGTGCGCAGATCCGTCATCGCCGGAAGATTGGCGAGATAGTATTTCTTCTCTCCCGAGGCGCGTTGCTCGCCAATGAGCCAGGCTTCGTCGCCTGGGAGATGCTGCTGACCTTTATCCCATATCCGCTGCGGAGGGCCGTCGGCGGTCCGGACACGGAGAGCAGCAAATCGGGCTTTGAGCCGACCTTTCGTCCCGCTACGCCAACTCACGGTTTTCCATTTGGCGCTGGCCAACATTTGTTCTGCCGCAATCGATAAGATATCGGGCACGTGGTGCTTTCGTGGTTTCCCGCGGACTTTGGTAATCGGCCAAATGAGCTTCACATCGACCGGATATACTTTCAGGTGCCGAGGGATGCCGACAGCCCAGGCCAGCCCGCGCTCTGTTAGCCCTTGTCGAAACGGTGCGCTGAGGCCGTATCCTGCATCCGCCAGCACACATCCAAAGCGCACGTTGGCTGCCATCGCGCGGTCAATCTCGGCCAAAGCAATCTCCGGCTTGGACCGTGGCGTTCGGTGTTCGACTGGCACGCGAGCGCGCTTCAAACGAGACATGTCGCTTGTCCAACTGTCAGGCAGAAAGAGACGTAACGCGACCATTACTGGCACTTCGCCGCGCGCAAGCGTTAAAGACACCAGCGTTTGGCAATTTGCCGTTTTACCGAGAGCCGACGCGTATTGAGCCGCAACACCGACCGAGCGCTCACCCTTCTTCGGCAGTGAGGTGTCATCAATAACCAGCACCGCATCGTTGCCGCCGACAAGTCGGTCCGCCTGGTTGAGCAGCTCTGTCTCCAGCGGCGTCGCGTCCCAGACACCGTCCGCAATGAAATGGTGCAACTGGTCGTAGTTGCTCATGGCAAGGCGTTCCGCCATCGGCTGAACGCTCTTGCGATCGCCAGGACCTATCAGTCCCGCAACATACAGAGGGCACATCCGCTGCCGGGTCTTATGACCCAGCCGGTCCAAGAACGGCATCAGCCAGCGTTCAAGTTCGTCTTCCCATCCCGGCATGGTCAGCCCTCCAAGAGCCGACCATCCATGAATCATTGAAAAATTGATTCGGGAATCCTATAAAACGCGACAAAATCAAAAATCTGCCAAAGTAGTGCTAGGGTCCAGACTCAATTGAGCCAATATGCGACGAGAGCGGCGAGATGAACAGCGGCCAAAAAATTACGGGCGAGCTTGTCATATCGCGTGGCGATGCGCCGGAAGTCCTTGAGCCTGCAAAAGCAGCGTTCGATGACATTTCGTCCTTTGTAGGCGCGTTTGTTGAAGCGATGGATGACGACACGGTTAGATTTATTGGGGATTACGGGCTTGGCGCCACGACGAATGATTGCGCCGCGAAGCTTGTCGCCATCATACCCTTTGTCGGCGAGGAGCACGCTCATGGGTGGCGCGAGCGCCAGGACATCGGGAGCCGCAGCGATATCGGCATCCTGGCCTGGAGTCAGATGCAGGACGACCGGCCGGCAGAGCGGATCGCTCAGCGCATGGATTTTTGTCGTGCGGCCTCCGCGCGAGCGGCCGATTGCTTGATTGTGCTCCCCCCTTTTCCGCCGGAGGCACACCGGTGAGCTTTAATCGAGGTCGAGTCGAGCGACAGTACGACGCCGTCTTCGCCAGGCTTGGCCAGCGCTTCGAAGATTGCGCACCATCGTCCTCGCTTGGCCCAGCGATTGAAGCGATTGTAGATCGTCGTGTAAGGGCCGTATTCACGTGGACAATCACGCCATCGTGCACCCGATTGCAGCATGTGAATGATGCCGCTGACGATGCGTCGGTCGTCGTCCCGATCCGGCCCCGTCAGTCCCCTCGGCAGATGCGGTTCGATACGCGCCCATTGCCTGTCGTTCAGCCAAAACAAACCAGCGCGCATTCTCTCGCCCCCGAATCAACACGTAGGCAAGAGAATCACGTGGCGCTATTTAGGTACAGGCCCTAGACTGGTGAGTATGCTGTTCGAGCAAACCTTGGCCCAGATGGAGGCGTGATCGTGGTCTGGGTCTTTGGCTTCGGGTCTCTCACCTTTGATGGATGGCAGTCCGAGTTCGGCTGCGCGGGGTCTCAGCGCGCAACGCTTCGTGGCTATCGTCGAACCTTCAATAAGAAGTCAGTGGTTAACTGGGGGACCAAAGAGAACCCTGGCATCACGCTGAATCTGGAGCCGTTTGATGGGGCCAGCTGTGAGGGAGCCGCTTTTGAGTTTCCGGACAATGACAAAATACCGGTCCTCTTACGTGCTCTGCGAAAAAGAGAAGCGTGTGATCCGACAGATCTGCAGGTGCTGTTGGCCGACGGGCGCTCGGTAGACGCCAAGGTATACATCTATGAGGGAGTAAACCCGCTCGGTTCGACGATAAGCACTGCCAAGAAGGCAGAGATGATCCTCAAGGCCCGAGGCACTAGTGGCAGTGCACTGGATTATGTGAGGAGGAATTTTGAAGGCCTGCACGATGTGGGTTTAGAAGATCCGGCCGTTACCGAGCTATGGCAAGCAGTGCAGGCTCTCCGGGGCTAGGATTTGCCTTTGAGGGTATGGGAGAGGGTATAGCTCCGGCAGATGAGCTCGGTAGCGAGGCGATAGCAGACCATCCGTCCCGGCTGGGGCCTCGTCAAGAATGCTGCCTCAAAGTGTGACATCTATCACATTCAGGCAGGTCTAAGTCGCTGATTTAGCACAAATGCTAGCACAGAAATATTTCTACGTTGATTTAGTGACGATATCTCAATTGCTTGCGTCGATTACCATCCGTCTCGAATCGTGGTGGCTTGGTCCTTAGAGAACCATGTCTCCCCTCGTCGCGAAAGAAGGCTATCCTATACGCAGATTGTCTGCGGACACTTTGCCGGAGCTGCCGGTCTTGCGCTCGAAGCTGATCCGGGCCCCCTCAGCAAGGGAGGTGTATCCGGCCTTCTCGACTGACCTGATGTGCACGAATACGTCGGCTTCGCCATCATCGGGCTTGATAAATCCATAACCCTTTGTCGCGCTGAACCACTTCACAATACCGGTTGCCACTACAATGTCTCCATCTCAAACAACAGCGATCTAAGTATGGTTTGCGAAGGGCATCAAGCCGGTGCGCGGGGTATGCAATGTTGCTCCGGCACGATATGGAGCAACATCGTCGCCGGGCGTGAGCTTAGGGAGGGGCTAGCTGGAACGCCCATCGCGCGCCCTCAGCGGCTTCCGGCGGAGGTGCCGGCGACTGGCACTGTGGTCTTGTCGGCCCGGCGCAAGCGCGGGAAGCCTACTTGCAAGGGGTTTCTCAACCATGCCTTCGAGCGTTCGCTCCTGAGAGTCAGGTACGCTCTTCTGTTCCAGAAGAGCAAGAAAGGCCCGCCCTTTGTCCGTTATGATCCATTGTCCGGGTTCCCGCGTAACCAGCCCTTGTCCGAAAATATTGAGATCCGGCGTCTGCGCCGCCAATCGCTTCGTACGATCCGTCCACTCCGGACCGCTGGTGTAGAACACCGCCAGGTAATCCTTGAGGACGGCAAGGCTCGCCCGGCCCTCCGGTTGGCCGGCGAGAATCCTAAGTATCGAGACCTGAAAACTCACTTTCTCCAACCAAACGCGGTAGCACCAAAGCCGCAAATCTTAGCGGCACCTGCCGGACCCCGCGCTCCACTTTAAAACAAGAACCTCAAAACAAATGCTGATGCGGATCCGGCAGATTGGGACGCAAATGTAGACCGTCCTTGTCGAGCTGGGGAGGCCCTTTGATTCTATTCCTCGCTCGTTCCTGCAAGGCTGTCGGGCTGTCAAGCGTCGAACCGGCCTGATCATGGACAGCCCAAAGCTTGGCAAAACGGAGTTTGCGCCTCTCAAAGAGACAGGTTTCGAGGACGAGTGTTCGATCTAGTGTCGCCGCGTCCATACGAACGCGAATGGATGCCCCAAAGGTGTTCGCCAAAATCGTAATTCGGATGTCGAGCCTGGTACAATCTGAGGTGACGTTGCCTGCTCTTATCCCCCGTTTAGCAAAGGATTGCGGCGCATATGGGCGAGTTCATGCTGGATCTCGACGCCGCTTCAGCTTCACGGCCCTGCATCCGCTAGCCTGTCGGCCTAAGCAGCCGGACCCGAGCCATGATCGGTCGGTAAGCTGCTCGGTCGAAAGTCCGATCTAAAAACGCGAAAGGCGATTGCCGACAGCGATAGCGGGACTTCCGGCGAGCTTGCGCTCAGTATCGTACCTCGCCCGCAGCTCTTGACTGATGCCCATTATTGCGTGAACGAGAGGCGTCAAAATTTGGGAATGGCAGCTGAGAATGATGGATGTGGTTGCTGAGGCGAACGCCTCGGAGTTACCGCGCATTTTGCACAAATCCTCCCGGCGCTCGTCTTGGATTCTCGTCCTCTTGGTCTTCTTTGGTTTGTGTGCCGCGGCAGCCTGTGTTTGGACTAACATGGAGACAATTTTGGCGAGGTCGCAAGTGCTTGGGCCCGCGCCGATGCATGGCTTGTCACCTGAGGTTAGGGAAGCTCTGCTGGAGGTTCGATCCGAGCAACAACGGGCGAGCGATGTAATCGCAGAACTCAATCGCAATATCGGTGCGCAGCAAGCCGATTTGAAGCGGATGACGGACCAAATCGAAGCGTTGACCGCGAAGATCGAATCCTTGCAGAGTTCACTCGCTGCTGCGTCTGCGCCGCCAGTCTCTTCTCCGCCTGCAGCCCAATCAGCTTCGAAGCTGGCGAAAAGAGCGGTCCAGCCCTCTAAGCCAGAAGGGCCAATTTCCGTTGGCGGCGCGCCGCTGATCCCTGAGCCAGGATCTGGCCAGCATTGACGGAAGCGCTTGGGGGATCTCC includes:
- a CDS encoding gamma-glutamylcyclotransferase — protein: MIVVWVFGFGSLTFDGWQSEFGCAGSQRATLRGYRRTFNKKSVVNWGTKENPGITLNLEPFDGASCEGAAFEFPDNDKIPVLLRALRKREACDPTDLQVLLADGRSVDAKVYIYEGVNPLGSTISTAKKAEMILKARGTSGSALDYVRRNFEGLHDVGLEDPAVTELWQAVQALRG
- a CDS encoding cold-shock protein, whose amino-acid sequence is MATGIVKWFSATKGYGFIKPDDGEADVFVHIRSVEKAGYTSLAEGARISFERKTGSSGKVSADNLRIG